A window of the Lolium perenne isolate Kyuss_39 chromosome 7, Kyuss_2.0, whole genome shotgun sequence genome harbors these coding sequences:
- the LOC127312556 gene encoding hydroquinone glucosyltransferase has translation MTGIRPMESLTSAGAERAASTDQPRLHVVLLASPGAGHLIPLAQLAQRLVEHHGFAATLVTFTDLASSPEAQSGIPASVATASLPSVPLHDLPADTPMETVLFELVRRSLPHLRTLLRSAAHLAALVPDFFCSAALPLAAELGVPAYVFVPSNLTALAIMRRIVELHDDLPPGEHRDLPDPLELPGGVSLRHADLPCGFQSSKEPVYAHLVEEGRRYRHADGVLVNTFYEMEPAAVEEFRRAAAEGAFPPVFPVGPFVRSGAAEAGDSACLEWLDRQPTGSVVYVSFGSGGCLSVEQTAELAAGLEASGYRFLWVVRMPSMEGEGEHGRGKDNPLAWLPEGFLERTRDKGLAVAAWAPQVRVLSHPATAAFVSHCGWNSTLESVSCGVPMVSWPLYAEQRLNAVVLEGSVGMALPVRPRARDVDGDGEVVLRSVIADALRELMEWPVKGRTVRRQAGDMQQAAAHAWAPEGSSRRALEEVAVAWRRGAAGEGKQ, from the coding sequence ATGACGGGAATTCGGCCGATGGAGTCCTTGACCAGCGCAGGCGCCGAGCGAGCGGCATCCACCGACCAGCCGCGGCTGCACGTCGTGCTGCTCGCCAGCCCCGGCGCCGGCCACCTCATCCCGCTGGCGCAGCTGGCGCAGCGGCTCGTCGAGCACCACGGCTTCGCCGCCACCCTCGTCACCTTCACCGACCTGGCCTCCTCCCCGGAAGCCCAATCCGGCATCCCTGCCTCAGTCGCCACCGCCTCCCTCCCGTCCGTCCCGCTCCACGACCTCCCCGCCGACACGCCCATGGAGACCGTCCTCTTCGAGCTCGTCCGCCGCTCTCTCCCGCACCTGCGCACCCTCCTCCGCTCCGCCGCGCACCTCGCGGCCCTGGTGCCGGATTTCTTCTGCTCCGCGGCGCTTCCCCTGGCCGCCGAGCTAGGCGTCCCGGCGTACGTGTTCGTGCCCAGCAACCTCACCGCGCTCGCCATCATGCGCCGCATCGTGGAGCTCCACGACGACCTGCCCCCTGGCGAGCACCGTGACCTCCCCGACCCTCTGGAGCTCCCCGGGGGCGTGTCGCTGCGCCACGCCGACCTGCCGTGCGGGTTCCAGAGCAGCAAGGAGCCAGTGTACGCGCACCTCGTCGAGGAAGGCCGGCGTTACCGCCATGCCGACGGCGTGTTGGTGAACACGTTCTACGAGATGGAGCCCGCAGCAGTCGAAGAGTTCAGGCGGGCGGCAGCGGAAGGCGCGTTCCCGCCGGTGTTCCCCGTGGGGCCGTTCGTCCGGTCAGGCGCCGCCGAGGCCGGCGACTCCGCCTGCTTAGAGTGGCTGGATCGCCAGCCAACGGGATCCGTGGTGTACGTCTCGTTCGGGAGCGGCGGCTGCCTCTCCGTGGAGCAGACGGCCGAGCTCGCGGCCGGGCTGGAGGCGAGCGGCTACAGGTTCCTCTGGGTGGTGCGCATGCCGAGCATGGAAGGCGAGGGGGAGCACGGACGTGGCAAGGACAACCCACTGGCGTGGCTCCCTGAGGGCTTCTTGGAGAGAACGAGGGACAAGGGCCTCGCCGTGGCGGCATGGGCGCCTCAGGTGCGCGTGCTGTCTCACCCGGCGACGGCGGCCTTCGTGTCGCACTGCGGCTGGAACTCCACGCTGGAGAGCGTGTCGTGCGGCGTGCCCATGGTCTCCTGGCCGCTGTACGCGGAGCAGAGGTTGAATGCAGTGGTGCTGGAGGGCAGCGTCGGGATGGCGCTCCCTGTGCGTCCGCGCGCGCGGGacgtcgacggcgacggcgaggtggTGTTGCGCAGCGTGATCGCTGACGCCCTGAGGGAGCTCATGGAGTGGCCGGTGAAAGGACGGACCGTGCGGCGCCAGGCCGGGGACATGCAGCAGGCGGCGGCGCACGCGTGGGCGCCGGAGGGGTCGTCGCGCCGGGCGCTGGAGGAAGTCGCCGTCGCGTGGAGGCGTGGCGCGGCTGGCGAGGGGAAGCAGTAA